A genomic stretch from Edaphobacter aggregans includes:
- a CDS encoding sigma-70 family RNA polymerase sigma factor produces the protein MRRYNQRLYRIARAILHDDAEAEDVMQDAYVRAYEHLDQFSGRALFSTWLSRIAVHESLARLRARDRNPQLDSTETDGELSMKMTGQSPTPEQSASNTQLRELLEQAVLKLPERYRTVIMLRHIEELSTSETAEALDLTEENVKVRLHRGHGMIRS, from the coding sequence ATGCGTCGATACAACCAACGCCTCTATCGCATCGCCCGCGCAATTCTCCACGACGACGCCGAGGCTGAAGATGTAATGCAGGATGCATACGTTCGTGCCTATGAGCATCTCGATCAATTCTCGGGACGTGCCTTGTTTTCCACGTGGTTATCGCGCATCGCCGTGCACGAGTCATTGGCTCGCCTTCGTGCACGCGACCGCAATCCTCAACTAGACTCTACCGAAACCGACGGAGAGCTTTCGATGAAGATGACCGGTCAATCCCCCACCCCCGAGCAGAGCGCTTCAAACACACAGCTAAGAGAACTCCTCGAACAGGCCGTACTAAAGCTGCCCGAGCGATACCGTACCGTCATCATGCTTCGCCACATCGAAGAGTTGAGCACCTCCGAGACAGCGGAGGCGTTGGACCTTACCGAAGAAAATGTCAAAGTCCGGCTTCATCGAGGCCATGGCATGATACGGAGCTGA
- a CDS encoding TonB-dependent receptor: MRSARKPRITLLRFIAFTLALVCTLPGIAQTFRGGINGTVTDHTGAAIANATVIATQTDTGVIHNTVSSSAGTFLFQDLPLGNYSVTASFTGFQTVKTDKILVSAGTIYTLPIALPLSSSVTTIEVDAASITLDTTTTTQTTVLDAKAVSDLPLNGRDFTQMIQLTPGYAGYSGGGYGSLNGTRANQMNWQIDGVDNNDLWHNVPAVNQGGVSGIAGIILPLDAVDQFSAQTQAGPEGGRNPGGTVNLTLRAGTNQLHGSVYYFNRNEAFGAKSPFSDTKQKVRNYNTGFSVGGPFLHDKLFGFLTLEHQRFVIGQSGSATEPSVGWQNQAKTILAANHIAVNPVMQDVLNTLWGSSTLAQDTVGTKLNYHSSDPEFGYSWNGLGKVDYRLSSKDNLSAHWFVGQGNQVAPVGSQLVSYYEEAPIHVQNIAIVYDRVISSSMTNQLLAGVNYFNQVFNDYKTPGNVQTLGFITGAPFPNAPNISIKNFDPVGETPPEGRNDITGHLTDQLSWVIGKHQLRFGGEFRKAQLDEFYHRHATGSFTFDGSRIQSLPGAVLAPPNPDNLDGYRYALADYLAGFTSNASIAIGDPDRQVFVNTWFLNAGDSWQFNPKLNVNYGIRFDYEGPFHNPYKNMSVFRPSLTASNGLAFQGDQIDSVYQRYYKSFSPRLGASYQATSSTVVRVGFGFYFDTPNLNPFLDNRPGNAAPNGVEGNPGGPSPVYTVAPVAGAKSTIQKNVAIFPSSQSYPCTATSTCGVFSIDNNFRSAYNENYSVNVEHSLNSSVFAQIGYVGSEGRRLLSLLDLNQASDQTLRPYYKLYPQYSNINQVESIGTSNYNALQAQLRLQNWHHLSGSTVYTWSHNLDEVSAYRGALPQDNYNFKGDYSNSDFDTRNTFVSFVSYQIPGSSHARLLTNGWQVNSLLSFHGGQPFTVHASGDISGTNEGNDRAVQIGPVRKGYQGQKPGSNWLDPAAFTDPAPGTFGTTRRNGYYGPGYSDVDFSVFKDTKVTEHINIQLRAEMFNLFNRANYAPPGWGDVSNQGDFSLGDTIGDYNGAPGIGAGEPFNTQFGAKIIF; the protein is encoded by the coding sequence CCCAGACCGACACCGGCGTAATTCATAACACTGTCAGCTCAAGCGCCGGAACCTTCCTCTTTCAGGATCTCCCGCTCGGCAACTACAGCGTCACGGCCTCTTTCACAGGCTTCCAGACCGTAAAGACCGACAAGATCCTCGTCTCCGCTGGAACGATCTACACCCTCCCCATCGCCCTTCCACTCTCTAGCTCTGTGACAACGATCGAGGTCGACGCCGCCAGCATTACCCTCGACACCACCACCACCACGCAGACCACGGTTCTTGATGCCAAGGCCGTCTCCGACCTTCCACTCAATGGTCGCGACTTCACTCAGATGATCCAGCTCACCCCCGGCTACGCTGGCTATTCCGGCGGCGGTTATGGTTCACTCAACGGCACCCGCGCGAACCAGATGAACTGGCAGATCGACGGAGTCGACAACAACGACCTCTGGCACAACGTTCCCGCCGTCAACCAGGGCGGCGTCTCCGGCATCGCCGGTATCATCCTTCCCCTCGACGCCGTAGATCAGTTCTCTGCGCAGACCCAAGCTGGACCTGAAGGTGGCCGTAACCCGGGCGGCACCGTGAACCTCACTCTCCGCGCCGGCACCAACCAGCTTCACGGCAGCGTCTACTACTTCAACCGCAACGAAGCCTTCGGAGCGAAGAGCCCCTTCTCCGACACCAAGCAGAAGGTCCGCAACTACAACACCGGCTTCTCCGTGGGCGGTCCCTTCCTCCATGACAAACTCTTCGGCTTCCTCACCCTTGAGCATCAGCGCTTTGTTATCGGCCAATCCGGCAGCGCAACAGAGCCCTCGGTCGGCTGGCAGAATCAGGCCAAGACCATCCTTGCCGCCAACCACATCGCCGTGAACCCGGTCATGCAGGATGTGCTCAATACCCTCTGGGGGTCTAGCACTCTCGCTCAGGACACCGTCGGCACGAAGCTGAACTACCACTCCAGCGATCCCGAGTTCGGTTACAGCTGGAACGGGCTCGGAAAAGTCGACTACCGTCTCAGCAGCAAGGACAACCTCAGTGCCCACTGGTTTGTCGGTCAGGGCAACCAGGTTGCTCCCGTCGGTTCCCAGCTAGTCTCTTACTACGAAGAGGCTCCCATTCACGTGCAGAACATCGCTATCGTCTATGACCGTGTCATCTCGTCCAGCATGACCAATCAACTCCTCGCCGGAGTCAACTACTTCAACCAGGTCTTCAACGACTATAAGACCCCCGGAAACGTCCAAACCCTCGGCTTCATTACCGGCGCTCCCTTCCCCAACGCCCCCAACATCAGCATCAAGAACTTTGATCCCGTCGGTGAGACGCCTCCCGAGGGTCGCAACGACATCACCGGTCACCTCACCGATCAGCTCTCATGGGTCATCGGCAAGCACCAGCTGCGTTTCGGCGGCGAGTTCCGCAAGGCCCAGCTCGACGAGTTCTATCATCGCCACGCCACCGGCTCATTCACCTTCGACGGCAGCCGCATACAGAGCCTTCCCGGAGCCGTTCTCGCTCCGCCAAACCCCGACAACCTCGATGGTTATCGCTATGCGCTGGCCGACTACCTCGCCGGATTTACCTCGAACGCCTCCATTGCAATTGGTGACCCCGACCGTCAGGTCTTCGTCAACACCTGGTTCCTCAACGCAGGCGACTCCTGGCAATTCAACCCCAAACTCAACGTCAACTACGGCATCCGGTTCGACTACGAGGGCCCCTTCCACAACCCTTACAAAAACATGTCGGTCTTCCGGCCTTCGCTTACTGCCTCAAACGGACTTGCCTTCCAGGGCGACCAGATCGACAGCGTCTACCAGCGCTACTACAAGAGCTTCAGCCCACGCCTTGGAGCAAGCTATCAAGCTACCTCGAGCACCGTTGTCCGCGTAGGTTTCGGCTTCTACTTCGATACTCCTAACCTCAACCCCTTCCTCGACAATCGCCCCGGCAACGCTGCACCCAACGGCGTGGAAGGAAATCCCGGCGGTCCCAGCCCCGTCTACACTGTGGCTCCAGTCGCAGGCGCAAAGAGCACCATCCAGAAGAACGTCGCAATCTTCCCATCGTCGCAAAGCTATCCCTGCACCGCCACCTCCACTTGCGGCGTCTTCTCTATCGACAACAACTTCCGCTCCGCTTACAACGAGAACTACAGCGTCAACGTCGAGCACTCCCTCAACTCCAGCGTCTTCGCGCAAATCGGATACGTTGGCAGCGAAGGGCGCCGTCTGTTGAGCCTGCTCGATCTCAACCAGGCTTCGGATCAAACGCTACGTCCCTACTACAAGCTTTATCCGCAATACAGCAACATCAACCAAGTCGAGAGCATCGGCACCTCGAACTACAACGCTCTCCAGGCCCAGCTTCGCCTACAGAACTGGCATCATCTCTCCGGCTCGACCGTCTACACCTGGAGCCACAACCTGGACGAGGTCTCTGCCTATCGAGGCGCTCTCCCCCAGGACAACTACAACTTCAAGGGTGACTACAGCAACTCGGACTTCGACACCCGAAACACCTTTGTCAGCTTCGTCAGCTATCAGATTCCCGGTTCTTCCCATGCACGCCTTCTCACCAACGGCTGGCAGGTCAACTCTCTGCTTAGCTTCCATGGTGGTCAACCCTTCACCGTCCACGCCTCTGGCGACATCAGCGGCACCAACGAAGGCAACGATCGCGCCGTCCAGATTGGTCCCGTCCGCAAGGGCTACCAGGGACAGAAACCCGGCTCCAACTGGCTCGATCCCGCAGCCTTTACCGATCCTGCTCCTGGCACATTCGGCACAACACGCCGCAATGGCTACTATGGACCGGGCTACTCCGACGTCGACTTCTCCGTCTTCAAGGACACCAAGGTTACGGAGCACATCAACATTCAACTCCGGGCTGAAATGTTCAACCTCTTCAACCGCGCCAACTACGCTCCTCCGGGCTGGGGCGATGTCTCCAATCAAGGAGACTTCAGCCTCGGTGATACCATCGGCGACTACAACGGCGCCCCCGGTATCGGCGCGGGCGAACCCTTCAACACGCAGTTCGGTGCGAAGATCATCTTCTAA
- a CDS encoding acetate/propionate family kinase, which translates to MHLLVINSGSSSIKFSIFGTRVRTGRGEAVALPASLFEGEVSGIGSGSAGFKFRDAAGKDLSGGVSSVKAENSVEAIGRVVDAVSREGMPQVDAVGYRVVHPGAKLDRHVRITDAVMRDLEEAAVFAPLHDPAAIEIIRETIERFPEAKHYAVFDTVFHETMPDEATAYAIPEGFRERGVRRYGFHGLSCESIVRQVLDAAERGEMKFPRRMVIAHLGSGCSVTALVKGRSVDTTMGLTPTGGVVMGTRPGDLDPGLVLYLLREMKGDREAAFAAVERLLNHDSGMVGLSGLPNDMRKVRAAAGGGDARAVLAVEVFTRSVKKAVGGFVALMGGLDALIFSGGIGEHDAQSRAEITDGLAGIGISIDSALNVAPGSGLRRISASESDTVIFVVPSQEDLMIATHVDRMSRAGL; encoded by the coding sequence ATGCATCTTCTTGTGATCAATAGCGGATCGTCATCGATCAAGTTTTCGATATTTGGCACGAGGGTGCGGACGGGGCGCGGGGAAGCGGTTGCTTTGCCCGCTTCGTTGTTTGAGGGTGAGGTGAGTGGGATCGGGAGCGGGTCTGCGGGTTTCAAGTTTCGCGATGCTGCGGGGAAGGATTTGAGTGGCGGCGTCTCTTCGGTGAAGGCTGAGAACTCGGTGGAGGCGATTGGCCGGGTGGTGGATGCTGTGAGTAGGGAAGGGATGCCGCAGGTGGATGCGGTAGGGTATCGGGTGGTGCATCCGGGGGCGAAGCTGGATCGGCATGTGCGGATTACGGATGCGGTGATGCGGGATCTGGAAGAGGCAGCGGTGTTTGCTCCGCTGCATGATCCGGCGGCGATTGAGATTATTCGGGAGACGATCGAGAGGTTTCCTGAGGCGAAGCACTATGCGGTGTTCGATACGGTGTTTCATGAGACGATGCCGGACGAGGCTACGGCGTATGCGATTCCAGAGGGGTTTCGTGAGCGCGGGGTGAGGCGGTATGGGTTTCATGGGCTGAGTTGCGAGTCGATTGTGCGGCAGGTGCTGGATGCGGCTGAACGCGGGGAGATGAAGTTTCCGCGACGGATGGTGATTGCGCATCTTGGTAGCGGTTGCAGCGTGACGGCGCTGGTGAAGGGACGGTCGGTGGATACGACGATGGGGCTGACCCCGACAGGTGGGGTGGTGATGGGGACGCGGCCGGGGGATCTGGATCCGGGGCTGGTGCTTTATTTGTTGCGGGAGATGAAGGGGGATCGTGAGGCTGCGTTCGCGGCGGTGGAACGGCTGCTGAATCATGATTCGGGGATGGTGGGGTTGTCGGGGTTGCCGAACGATATGCGTAAGGTGAGGGCGGCTGCGGGTGGAGGCGATGCTCGGGCGGTGCTGGCGGTTGAGGTGTTTACACGGAGTGTGAAGAAGGCCGTTGGGGGATTTGTGGCGCTGATGGGTGGGTTGGATGCGCTGATTTTTTCGGGTGGGATCGGGGAACATGATGCGCAATCAAGGGCGGAGATTACGGATGGGCTTGCAGGGATAGGGATTTCTATTGATTCTGCGTTAAATGTGGCTCCGGGGAGCGGTTTGCGGCGGATTAGCGCATCTGAATCAGATACGGTCATTTTTGTGGTTCCGTCTCAGGAAGATCTGATGATTGCAACGCATGTGGATCGGATGAGTCGAGCCGGTTTGTAG
- a CDS encoding phosphoketolase: protein MSAVSASAAKANKAKGATASTLTTDELRKMDAYWRACNYLSAGMLYLRENPLLRTPLKAGQIKDRLLGHWGSDAGQSFTWVHLNRLIKKYDLDLIFLSGPGHGAPATLANCYLEGVYSEVYPDKSEDDAGMQKFFKQFSFPGGIGSHCTPETPGSIHEGGELGYSLSHGFGAAFDNPNLIVAVVVGDGEAETGPLATSWHSNKFLNPARDGAVLPILHLNGYKIANPTVLARIPAEELEWLFKGYGWTPYVVEGHDPALMHQQMAEVTERCVLEIREIQEKARSAKAGKVPERPRWPMIILRSPKGWTGPKEVNGHKVEDFWRAHQIPILDPKTNPVDLKLLEKWMKSYKPEELFDKTGRLVEELKEMAPVGAKRISGNPHANGGLLRKPLELPDFRDYAVDVKKPGQIEVSPTYVLGGYLRDVMKKNMTSFRVFGPDETASNRLQLLYEASKKTWMEKILPEDSDGTEIAADGRVMEMLSEHTLEGWFEGYVLTGRHGFLSSYEAFVHIIDSMFNQHAKWLEKSKLELRWRAPISSINLLITSLVWRQDHNGFTHQDPGFLDVVTNKSPHVTRIYLPPDANCLLSVADHCLCSTNYVNVIVADKAPHLQYLTMDEAVKHCTKGIGIWNFASNDAGEEPDVVMACAGDIPTAEALAAVAILRERCEGLKIRFVNVVDLFRLMPETEHPHGLSDREFDSLFTKDKPVIFNFHAYASLIHKLTYRRTNHDSFHVRGYKEKGNINTPLELAILNQVDRFNLAIDVIDRVPKLQATAAHTKEWLKEQIIESINYAHEYGIDRKEIREWKWPV, encoded by the coding sequence ATGAGTGCTGTTTCTGCTTCGGCGGCGAAGGCGAACAAGGCAAAGGGTGCGACGGCTTCGACTTTGACGACGGATGAGTTGCGAAAGATGGATGCCTACTGGCGGGCTTGCAACTACCTGAGTGCGGGGATGCTTTATCTGAGAGAGAATCCGCTGCTCAGGACTCCGTTGAAGGCAGGACAGATCAAGGACAGGCTGCTGGGGCATTGGGGGTCGGATGCAGGGCAGAGCTTTACGTGGGTGCATTTGAATCGGCTGATCAAGAAGTACGATCTTGATTTGATCTTTTTGTCGGGGCCGGGGCATGGGGCTCCGGCGACGCTCGCGAATTGCTATCTGGAGGGCGTCTACTCGGAGGTTTATCCGGACAAGAGCGAAGATGATGCAGGGATGCAGAAGTTCTTCAAGCAGTTCTCGTTTCCGGGTGGGATCGGGAGCCATTGCACGCCGGAGACTCCTGGGTCGATTCATGAAGGCGGTGAGCTGGGATATAGCTTGTCGCATGGATTTGGCGCGGCGTTCGACAATCCGAATTTGATTGTTGCGGTAGTGGTGGGAGATGGTGAGGCGGAGACGGGACCGCTGGCTACGAGCTGGCACTCGAATAAATTTCTGAATCCGGCGCGCGATGGTGCGGTGCTTCCAATACTGCACCTTAACGGTTACAAAATAGCCAATCCTACTGTGCTGGCGCGGATTCCAGCGGAAGAGCTGGAGTGGCTGTTCAAGGGATATGGGTGGACTCCTTATGTTGTGGAAGGGCATGATCCGGCGCTGATGCATCAGCAGATGGCTGAGGTGACGGAACGGTGCGTGCTCGAGATCAGGGAGATTCAGGAGAAGGCGCGTAGTGCGAAGGCGGGGAAGGTACCGGAGCGGCCGCGGTGGCCGATGATTATTTTGCGGTCTCCGAAAGGGTGGACGGGGCCGAAGGAGGTGAATGGGCACAAGGTGGAGGATTTCTGGCGGGCGCACCAGATTCCGATTCTCGATCCTAAGACGAATCCTGTCGATTTGAAACTGCTAGAGAAGTGGATGAAGAGTTATAAGCCGGAAGAGCTGTTCGACAAGACGGGCCGGCTGGTGGAGGAGTTGAAGGAGATGGCTCCGGTGGGGGCGAAGCGGATCAGCGGGAATCCGCATGCGAATGGCGGGTTGTTGCGGAAGCCGCTGGAGTTGCCGGACTTTCGTGATTATGCGGTGGATGTGAAGAAGCCCGGGCAGATTGAGGTTTCACCGACGTACGTGCTGGGTGGATATCTGCGCGATGTGATGAAGAAGAATATGACGAGCTTCCGGGTGTTCGGGCCGGATGAGACGGCTTCGAATCGGCTGCAGTTGCTGTATGAGGCGAGCAAGAAGACCTGGATGGAGAAGATTCTGCCGGAGGATTCAGACGGGACTGAGATTGCTGCAGATGGCCGCGTGATGGAGATGTTGAGCGAACACACGCTGGAGGGATGGTTCGAGGGATATGTGCTGACGGGGCGGCATGGATTTCTTTCGAGCTATGAGGCGTTTGTGCACATCATCGACTCGATGTTCAATCAACATGCGAAGTGGCTGGAGAAGAGCAAGCTGGAGCTGCGGTGGAGGGCTCCGATCTCGTCGATTAATTTGCTGATTACTTCGCTGGTTTGGCGGCAGGATCATAACGGGTTTACGCATCAGGATCCGGGGTTTCTGGATGTGGTGACGAACAAGAGTCCGCATGTGACGCGGATTTATTTGCCGCCGGATGCTAACTGCTTGTTGAGCGTGGCGGATCACTGCCTGTGCAGTACGAACTACGTGAATGTGATTGTGGCAGACAAGGCTCCGCATTTGCAGTATCTGACGATGGATGAGGCGGTGAAGCATTGCACGAAAGGGATTGGGATATGGAATTTCGCCAGCAATGATGCGGGTGAGGAGCCTGATGTCGTGATGGCGTGTGCGGGCGATATTCCGACGGCGGAGGCGCTGGCGGCGGTGGCGATTCTGCGTGAGCGATGCGAGGGTTTGAAGATACGGTTTGTGAATGTGGTGGATCTGTTCCGGTTGATGCCGGAGACGGAGCATCCTCATGGGTTGTCGGACAGGGAGTTCGACAGCTTGTTTACGAAGGATAAGCCGGTGATCTTCAACTTCCACGCGTATGCTTCACTGATTCATAAGCTGACGTATCGGCGGACGAACCATGACAGCTTTCATGTGCGCGGGTACAAGGAGAAGGGGAATATCAATACTCCGTTGGAGCTGGCGATTTTGAATCAAGTGGATCGGTTCAACTTGGCGATCGATGTGATTGATCGCGTGCCGAAGCTGCAGGCTACGGCGGCGCATACGAAAGAGTGGTTGAAGGAACAGATTATCGAGAGCATCAACTACGCGCATGAATATGGGATCGACCGGAAGGAGATTCGGGAGTGGAAGTGGCCGGTGTAG
- a CDS encoding cytochrome D1 domain-containing protein, producing the protein MKILVRAGVLLGGACLSGVLYAQSAPSASLLVLSKQDHTLAIVDPSSLQVVAKAPVGNDPHEVIASTDGTTAYVSNYGGGAYNTLAVIDLVAHKALPSIDLGPLRGPHGLTFVGGKTWFTAEGAKAIGRYDPGAKKVDWILGTGQNRTHMIYVSDDEKKIVTTNVSSGTVSILEQVAVQMRPPPQRPGMPMPPGGAGPSGPPSGPARVDWNQTVVRVGDGSEGFDVSPDGKEIWVANAQDGTISIIDFAGKKVIQTLAADVPGANRLRFTPDGKHVLVSMLSGPDLVVLDASARKEIKRVPIGHGAAGIEMQPDGSRAFVACTPDDYVAVIDLQSLAVVSHIQAGGQPDGMAWAVRR; encoded by the coding sequence ATGAAGATCCTCGTTCGCGCTGGAGTCCTTCTTGGGGGTGCTTGTCTTTCCGGCGTTCTCTATGCGCAGAGTGCGCCTTCGGCATCGCTGCTGGTTTTGTCCAAGCAGGATCACACGCTCGCGATTGTTGACCCGTCTAGTCTTCAGGTTGTCGCCAAGGCGCCGGTGGGGAACGATCCGCATGAGGTGATTGCTTCGACGGATGGGACTACTGCGTACGTTTCGAACTATGGGGGCGGCGCTTACAACACACTCGCTGTTATTGATCTGGTCGCGCATAAGGCGCTTCCGTCTATTGATCTGGGGCCTCTTCGCGGTCCGCATGGCCTTACGTTTGTTGGAGGGAAGACTTGGTTCACCGCGGAGGGGGCGAAGGCGATTGGACGTTATGACCCGGGTGCGAAGAAGGTCGATTGGATTCTTGGGACCGGCCAGAATCGCACTCACATGATTTATGTCTCGGACGACGAGAAGAAGATTGTAACTACGAATGTCAGCTCCGGGACGGTGAGCATCCTTGAGCAGGTGGCAGTGCAGATGCGTCCGCCGCCGCAGCGGCCCGGGATGCCTATGCCGCCGGGCGGGGCGGGGCCTTCTGGGCCTCCTTCTGGGCCAGCGCGCGTGGATTGGAATCAGACGGTTGTTCGTGTTGGCGATGGTTCGGAGGGGTTTGACGTTTCGCCGGATGGTAAAGAAATTTGGGTTGCGAATGCGCAGGACGGCACGATCTCGATTATCGACTTCGCTGGCAAGAAGGTCATCCAGACGCTTGCTGCTGATGTGCCTGGAGCTAATCGGCTTAGGTTCACGCCGGATGGTAAGCATGTTTTGGTTTCTATGCTGAGTGGGCCGGATCTGGTTGTTCTGGACGCCAGTGCACGCAAGGAGATCAAACGGGTTCCTATCGGCCATGGAGCAGCGGGTATTGAGATGCAGCCCGATGGTTCGCGTGCGTTTGTTGCATGTACGCCGGACGATTATGTCGCGGTGATCGATCTTCAGTCGCTCGCGGTTGTGAGTCACATTCAGGCCGGTGGCCAGCCTGATGGCATGGCTTGGGCTGTTCGTCGATGA
- a CDS encoding mechanosensitive ion channel family protein, whose protein sequence is MKEFRRLTIAVPAVVLVVCLVAIYLTQGSMANLPFLRGTGRTGTRGSVDGLVDQRPWQTIEALAPLATSAEEKRLARDAERLADHEVDQAFAQALRQASVGTHNLTGEALALQQKVAMLQGMVKSDQAKVDSLTAAAKGVNPPGTDDLDIAKAQLQLDNDELADANEDLARASGDNRGQIQQELTAREATMKKFDEQADNGAPTAIQSAKRHGTLAGRVSAWFDQRTRIGLIEQAQAEADADVAALTAQHGETEKQLSAAGSANQAQGDGQGRVARLAQMHTLAQIHGILDDRIATQKQLSAVYGRWLDQVKLQHKIVVHLMLQSVAWIAFLGLCGALVAAGANKLLDRLTIDRRSLHTLRTVTNLGIQLLMLLLILLVIFGAPSQIPTILGLMTAGLTVVFQDFILAFFGWFVLMGKNGIRVGDWVEINGVGGEVVEVGLFRTSLLETGNWTDKGHPTGRRVTFINNFAVTGQYFNFTTSGQWMWDEISVNIPSGPDTYRTIEAIHTAVEKETANDTKQAEEEWKKAAKQNVLSSFTAKPSVDMRPSAAGVDVLVRYVTHASERFEMRNRIYQSVINLLHGPEAEGGATVSDGVKS, encoded by the coding sequence ATGAAGGAATTTCGGAGACTTACGATTGCGGTGCCGGCGGTGGTGCTGGTGGTGTGTCTGGTGGCGATTTATCTGACACAGGGCTCGATGGCGAATCTGCCGTTTTTGCGCGGGACGGGCCGGACGGGGACACGGGGTTCGGTGGATGGGCTGGTGGATCAGCGGCCGTGGCAGACGATTGAGGCGCTGGCTCCGCTGGCGACTTCGGCGGAGGAGAAGCGGCTGGCGCGGGATGCGGAGCGGCTGGCCGATCATGAGGTGGATCAGGCGTTTGCGCAGGCGCTGCGGCAGGCGTCGGTGGGAACGCACAACCTGACAGGCGAGGCGCTGGCGCTGCAGCAGAAGGTCGCGATGTTGCAGGGGATGGTCAAGAGCGATCAGGCGAAGGTGGACAGCCTGACGGCGGCGGCGAAGGGAGTGAATCCGCCGGGGACCGATGATCTGGATATTGCGAAGGCTCAGTTGCAGTTGGACAACGACGAGTTGGCGGATGCGAACGAAGATCTGGCGCGGGCGAGTGGGGACAATCGGGGGCAGATTCAGCAGGAGCTGACGGCGCGCGAGGCCACGATGAAGAAGTTCGATGAGCAGGCGGATAATGGCGCGCCGACGGCGATTCAGTCTGCGAAGCGGCACGGGACGCTGGCGGGGAGGGTGTCGGCGTGGTTCGATCAGCGGACCCGGATTGGGTTAATTGAGCAGGCTCAGGCGGAGGCCGATGCGGATGTCGCGGCGTTGACGGCGCAGCATGGAGAGACCGAGAAGCAACTGAGTGCTGCGGGAAGTGCTAATCAGGCGCAGGGGGATGGGCAGGGTCGCGTGGCGAGGCTGGCGCAGATGCATACGCTGGCGCAGATCCACGGGATTCTGGATGACCGGATTGCGACGCAGAAGCAGCTTTCGGCGGTATATGGGAGATGGCTGGATCAGGTGAAATTACAGCACAAGATTGTGGTGCACCTGATGCTGCAGTCGGTGGCCTGGATTGCGTTTCTGGGGTTGTGCGGAGCGCTGGTGGCGGCGGGAGCGAACAAGCTGCTGGATCGTCTGACGATCGACCGGCGTAGTTTGCATACGCTGCGGACGGTGACGAACCTCGGGATCCAACTGCTGATGCTGCTGCTGATCCTGCTGGTGATCTTTGGAGCGCCGAGTCAGATACCGACGATTCTGGGGCTGATGACGGCTGGGTTGACGGTGGTGTTTCAGGACTTCATTCTGGCGTTCTTTGGATGGTTTGTGCTGATGGGGAAGAACGGCATCCGCGTGGGTGACTGGGTGGAGATCAATGGCGTGGGCGGCGAGGTGGTCGAGGTTGGGCTTTTCCGGACGTCGCTGCTGGAGACGGGCAACTGGACGGATAAGGGGCATCCTACGGGGCGGAGGGTTACGTTTATTAATAACTTTGCGGTCACGGGACAGTACTTTAATTTCACGACCTCTGGGCAGTGGATGTGGGATGAGATCAGCGTGAATATTCCGTCGGGGCCGGATACGTATCGGACGATTGAAGCGATTCATACGGCGGTGGAGAAAGAGACGGCGAACGATACGAAGCAGGCCGAGGAGGAGTGGAAGAAGGCCGCGAAGCAGAATGTGCTGAGTAGCTTTACGGCGAAGCCTTCGGTGGATATGCGTCCTTCAGCGGCTGGAGTTGATGTTCTGGTGCGGTATGTGACGCATGCGTCGGAACGATTTGAGATGCGGAATCGGATTTATCAGTCGGTGATTAATTTGCTTCATGGGCCGGAGGCGGAGGGCGGAGCTACGGTGTCTGATGGAGTGAAGAGCTGA